In Leptospira stimsonii, a single window of DNA contains:
- the ccrA gene encoding crotonyl-CoA carboxylase/reductase produces MQPIEIVPIGTLPPIGVVPRKMYAQVIRPERYGDPIRAFQQEEVPVPEIGSDEVLVAVMAAGVNYNNVWAALGNPVDVIAARNRKGEPERFGIGGSDASGIVYKVGSEVKNVKVGDEVVLHCGRWDKNDPWVLSGKDPMFAPSQIIWGYETNWGSFAQFCKVQEHQCLPRPVHLSWEESAAYMLVAGTAYRMLHHWKPNDVKKDDVVLIWGGAGGLGAMAIQIVHAAGGIPIAVVSSEEKIEFCKNLGAAGVINRSDFNHWGPINSDINDPKKFSEWTERAKDFGKAIWKIAGNGNNPKIVFEHPGEATLPTSAFVCATGGMIVICAGTTGYNATLDLRYLWMRQKRLQGSHFANDEDCKAVNDLVRERKIDPVLSKTFRFDETGLAHQLMKENRHPAGNMSILVGASEMGMGRR; encoded by the coding sequence ATGCAACCAATTGAAATCGTCCCGATCGGAACACTGCCCCCAATAGGAGTCGTGCCGAGAAAAATGTACGCACAGGTAATTCGTCCCGAAAGATATGGAGATCCGATTCGAGCGTTCCAGCAAGAAGAAGTGCCCGTTCCGGAAATAGGATCGGATGAGGTCTTGGTTGCCGTTATGGCCGCTGGTGTGAATTATAACAATGTTTGGGCGGCGCTCGGTAATCCAGTCGACGTAATCGCCGCGCGAAATCGAAAAGGCGAGCCCGAAAGGTTCGGCATTGGTGGTTCGGATGCGTCCGGAATCGTTTACAAAGTTGGTTCCGAAGTGAAAAACGTAAAAGTCGGAGACGAAGTTGTGCTTCACTGCGGGCGTTGGGATAAAAATGATCCCTGGGTTCTTTCCGGAAAGGATCCGATGTTCGCGCCATCTCAAATCATTTGGGGATACGAGACGAATTGGGGTTCCTTCGCACAATTTTGTAAAGTTCAAGAGCATCAATGTCTTCCTCGTCCGGTTCATCTCAGTTGGGAAGAATCCGCGGCGTATATGTTGGTCGCTGGAACGGCCTACAGGATGCTTCATCATTGGAAACCGAATGATGTGAAAAAAGATGACGTGGTTCTCATTTGGGGAGGAGCCGGAGGATTAGGCGCGATGGCGATTCAGATCGTTCATGCCGCCGGAGGGATTCCGATCGCGGTCGTTAGTTCCGAAGAAAAAATTGAGTTTTGTAAAAACTTAGGAGCCGCGGGTGTGATCAATCGAAGCGACTTCAATCATTGGGGGCCGATCAATTCCGACATCAATGATCCGAAAAAATTCTCCGAATGGACGGAGCGCGCGAAAGATTTCGGAAAAGCGATTTGGAAGATCGCCGGCAATGGGAACAATCCTAAAATCGTCTTCGAACATCCCGGCGAAGCAACGCTTCCTACTTCCGCATTCGTATGTGCGACCGGTGGAATGATCGTGATATGTGCGGGTACGACCGGATACAATGCCACTTTAGATCTTCGTTATCTTTGGATGAGGCAAAAAAGATTACAAGGTTCGCATTTTGCAAACGATGAAGATTGTAAAGCCGTCAACGACCTCGTTCGCGAAAGAAAAATAGATCCAGTCTTATCCAAGACGTTTCGATTTGATGAGACCGGCCTGGCACACCAGTTGATGAAAGAGAATCGACATCCGGCCGGAAACATGTCCATTTTAGTAGGAGCGTCCGAAATGGGTATGGGAAGACGTTAA
- a CDS encoding alkane 1-monooxygenase: MERIESSYVDKKRYVWLLSLIFPSAPILGIWVAQATGWGIFYAMVLIIFYLILPILDMIFPEDPNNPPESIVPSLEEDPYYRILPRLTIPVHYASLIVCAWWVATHSLSWWEFLLLTLSLGFVNGLAINTGHELGHKKESLDRWLAKLVLASVGYGHFFIEHNKGHHRFVATPEDPATSRMGENIYKFALREIPGAFLRSWNLEKIRLERSGKSVWNWDNEILQPLAVTLVVYGALVVAFGKIMLIFLPIQAAFGWWQLTTANYIEHYGLLRQKNSEGRYEQCQPRHSWNSNHLISNLLLFHLQRHSDHHAHPTRHYQSLRHFEDSPQMPNGYGGMFGVALFTPLFRSLMDPRVVAWAGGDLSKIQIDDAHKKEIYKKYGKS; the protein is encoded by the coding sequence ATGGAAAGGATCGAGTCGTCTTACGTAGATAAAAAACGGTATGTTTGGTTGCTTTCGCTTATTTTTCCTTCTGCTCCGATTTTGGGGATCTGGGTAGCGCAGGCGACGGGTTGGGGAATTTTTTATGCGATGGTATTGATCATCTTCTATCTGATCCTTCCTATATTGGATATGATCTTTCCGGAAGATCCGAACAACCCGCCTGAATCGATCGTTCCTTCTTTAGAAGAAGATCCATATTATAGAATTCTTCCGCGCTTAACGATACCGGTCCATTACGCTTCCTTAATTGTCTGCGCTTGGTGGGTAGCGACTCATTCCTTGAGTTGGTGGGAATTCTTATTGCTCACTCTTTCCCTCGGATTCGTAAACGGACTTGCGATCAATACCGGGCACGAACTCGGTCACAAAAAGGAGTCCTTGGATCGATGGTTAGCCAAACTCGTGTTAGCTTCCGTCGGCTATGGGCATTTTTTTATCGAGCACAACAAGGGACACCACCGTTTTGTCGCGACACCAGAAGATCCTGCTACCTCTAGAATGGGGGAAAATATTTATAAATTCGCGCTTCGAGAAATTCCCGGCGCTTTTTTGCGATCTTGGAATTTGGAAAAGATACGATTGGAAAGGAGCGGTAAGAGCGTCTGGAATTGGGACAATGAAATTCTTCAACCTTTGGCGGTGACTCTCGTCGTTTATGGAGCGTTAGTCGTTGCTTTCGGTAAGATCATGTTGATTTTTCTTCCCATTCAAGCCGCGTTCGGATGGTGGCAACTTACCACCGCGAATTATATCGAGCACTACGGCCTTTTGCGTCAGAAAAATTCTGAAGGACGTTACGAACAATGCCAGCCAAGACATTCCTGGAATAGTAATCACCTGATTTCTAATTTGCTTCTATTTCATCTTCAAAGACATTCGGATCATCACGCTCATCCAACGAGACATTACCAATCGTTAAGGCATTTTGAAGATTCTCCTCAAATGCCGAACGGATACGGTGGTATGTTCGGTGTCGCCTTATTCACTCCGTTGTTTCGGAGTCTAATGGACCCGAGGGTCGTTGCTTGGGCAGGAGGAGACTTGAGCAAAATTCAAATCGACGATGCGCATAAAAAGGAAATATATAAGAAATATGGCAAGTCATAA
- a CDS encoding rubredoxin, with protein MSKYKCPGCGYTYDEREGNRKEGYPPNTLWSALPKDWICPDCAVREKADFIEVFEKS; from the coding sequence ATGTCAAAATACAAGTGCCCGGGTTGCGGTTATACTTACGATGAAAGGGAAGGAAATCGGAAAGAAGGTTATCCTCCGAACACGCTTTGGTCCGCTCTTCCGAAAGATTGGATCTGTCCGGATTGCGCCGTCCGAGAGAAAGCGGATTTTATCGAGGTCTTCGAAAAGAGTTGA
- a CDS encoding methyltransferase domain-containing protein — translation MNRIANVMENVKEYYGTILKSNRDLKTTACCTADRMPSYLRDILNEIHEEVKDRFYGCGSPIPFALEGNTVLDLGSGSGRDCFLLSKLVGPNGNVIGVDMTEEQVSIAEKHVPFHQERFGYEKTNVRFLNGYIENLNDLDIPDSSVDVVISNCVINLSPLKKEVFSEIFRVLKPGGELFFSDIFSSRRIPIEIAQDPVLYGECLGGAMYIEDFRRLLHQLGNLDFRVTSSTKVDLVDDEIIKRVGQIEFYSMTIRAFKLPLEDKCEDYGQVATYLGGIPNSEDSFLLDDHHLFEKYRPSLVCGNTAMMLEDTRYSSFFKIDGNRSRHFGLFDCAPANNRIEKNTSSASCC, via the coding sequence ATGAATCGAATAGCGAATGTGATGGAAAACGTAAAAGAATACTACGGAACGATTTTAAAATCGAACCGGGATTTGAAAACGACAGCGTGTTGCACGGCGGATCGTATGCCATCGTATCTGCGCGACATCCTAAACGAGATCCATGAAGAAGTAAAGGACCGTTTTTACGGATGTGGTTCGCCGATTCCGTTTGCTTTGGAGGGAAATACCGTTTTGGATTTAGGTAGCGGATCCGGTAGAGATTGTTTTCTTCTTTCAAAGCTCGTCGGTCCGAACGGAAACGTGATCGGTGTGGACATGACCGAGGAGCAGGTTTCCATTGCGGAAAAACACGTTCCATTCCATCAGGAGCGTTTCGGTTACGAGAAAACAAACGTACGATTTTTGAACGGATATATCGAAAATTTAAACGACTTAGACATTCCAGATTCATCCGTTGACGTTGTCATTTCGAACTGTGTGATCAATCTTTCACCCTTAAAGAAAGAAGTTTTTTCCGAAATTTTTAGAGTCTTGAAACCGGGTGGGGAACTATTTTTCTCCGATATCTTTTCAAGTAGAAGAATACCGATCGAGATCGCGCAAGATCCCGTTCTTTATGGAGAATGTTTGGGCGGGGCGATGTATATAGAGGATTTTCGCAGACTCTTGCATCAACTTGGAAACTTAGACTTCAGAGTCACGTCGAGTACGAAGGTGGACCTTGTCGACGATGAGATAATCAAAAGAGTTGGTCAAATCGAATTCTATTCTATGACGATTCGAGCGTTCAAATTACCTTTAGAAGATAAATGTGAGGACTACGGACAAGTCGCAACCTATTTGGGAGGGATTCCAAATTCGGAAGATTCCTTTCTTTTAGATGATCATCATCTTTTTGAAAAATATCGACCTTCATTGGTTTGCGGAAATACGGCGATGATGCTGGAGGATACGAGATATTCTTCTTTTTTTAAGATTGACGGTAATAGAAGTCGCCACTTCGGTTTATTCGATTGCGCGCCGGCAAACAATCGAATCGAGAAAAACACTTCATCTGCCTCCTGTTGTTAA